Proteins encoded by one window of Torulaspora delbrueckii CBS 1146 chromosome 2, complete genome:
- the MAK32 gene encoding Mak32p (similar to Saccharomyces cerevisiae MAK32 (YCR019W); ancestral locus Anc_1.440) — protein sequence MARLEGPSGPQNPLITTNGMLIIDKIIDRDGKVYENIAGGGGMFAMLGGCIVSLDSKISRSLKWIVDCGYDFPAELMEEITSWGSGAVFRHDDSRETTRGWNHYSGLDLRNFKYLNQKKIIQASDWKEFGEEQLKRIECLHLVCSTERFHSLKEETSSSVCHPQVIVWEPLPDICDQAHYNEIEEIIGREEDFAIVFSPNAEEGARLLGDIEPLTFEEADSCINRFDQLLADKNVCVLRCGKLGSLTLTSRKLATGKRSIYHHPAYHENSPDKVIDPTGGGNSFLGGFCLAYTATQDLKIANICGNIAAGCIIEQIGVPKFDHQTREWNGQTFRQRLDTYLANFPEVADKKADQVCQELTYRWS from the coding sequence ATGGCTAGGCTTGAAGGGCCTAGTGGTCCTCAGAATCCGCTAATCACTACAAATGGTATGCTGATAATTGATAAGATAATTGATCGCGATGGAAAGGTCTATGAAAATATAGCAGGAGGTGGTGGCATGTTCGCTATGCTAGGTGGATGTATTGTGTCTTTGGACTcgaaaatttcaagaagtttgaagTGGATAGTAGATTGCGGTTACGATTTCCCTGCCGAGCTAATGGAGGAGATTACAAGTTGGGGAAGTGGTGCTGTATTCAGGCATGACGATAGCAGAGAAACTACCCGCGGATGGAACCATTACAGTGGATTAGATTTAAGAAACTTTAAATACTtgaatcagaagaagataatCCAGGCAAGCGACTGGAAAGAGTTTGGGGAAGAACAGCTCAAGAGAATCGAATGTTTACATTTAGTGTGTTCAACTGAGCGGTTCCATtcattgaaagaggaaacaTCCTCATCGGTATGTCATCCGCAGGTAATCGTATGGGAGCCTCTTCCCGATATATGTGATCAGGCTCATTATAATGAAATAGAGGAAATTATTGgcagagaagaagattttgccATCGTCTTTTCTCCGAATGCGGAGGAGGGTGCACGATTACTAGGTGACATAGAACCGCTcacatttgaagaagctgattCATGTATTAATAGGTTTGATCAGTTGCTCGCAGACAAAAATGTATGTGTTCTGAGATGTGGAAAGTTGGGAAGTCTTACTCTCACCTCAAGAAAATTAGCGACAGGCAAAAGGTCTATATATCACCACCCTGCTTACCATGAAAATAGCCCTGATAAAGTGATTGATCCCACAGGAGGAGGTAATTCATTTTTGGGTGGATTCTGTCTCGCATATACAGCCACtcaagatttgaagattgcGAATATTTGTGGTAACATTGCTGCCGGCTGCATTATCGAACAAATTGGAGTACCTAAATTTGATCATCAAACCAGGGAATGGAACGGCCAGACATTCCGCCAAAGACTCGATACATATCTAGCCAATTTTCCTGAAGTCGCTGATAAAAAAGCGGATCAAGTGTGTCAAGAGTTAACTTATAGATGGAGCTAA
- the HTL1 gene encoding Htl1p (similar to Saccharomyces cerevisiae HTL1 (YCR020W-B); ancestral locus Anc_1.437) translates to MTTTGNSESTSISKVSQRNYNNVTLKTLTAYQLMAQRENMCELFQLLDDSERHNRIVDVQNQKEILEDMKRRLEQSKDLN, encoded by the coding sequence ATGACGACCACCGGTAACAGCGAAAGCACCAGcatttcaaaagtttcgCAACGAAACTACAACAATGTCACTTTAAAGACCTTAACGGCCTACCAATTGATGGCTCAGCGAGAAAACATGTGCGAATTGTTTCAATTGCTGGATGACAGCGAAAGGCACAACCGTATAGTCGACGTTCAAAACCAAAAAGAGATTCTAGAGGACATGAAGAGACGTCTTGAACAGTCTAAGGACCTGAATTGA
- the MAK31 gene encoding Mak31p (similar to Saccharomyces cerevisiae MAK31 (YCR020C-A); ancestral locus Anc_1.438) codes for MDCLKLPDFIGCTLHISHGDGRMLTGTLVALDCQLNLLLDHVQEHRGQDQGERSLGLVSVPRNTITSVKISRTKLDRLCHMKQEILRHII; via the coding sequence ATGGATTGTTTGAAACTACCAGATTTCATTGGGTGTACGTTGCACATTTCTCATGGTGATGGTAGAATGCTGACGGGTACACTGGTTGCTTTGGATTGTCAATTGAACTTACTGTTAGATCACGTGCAGGAACATCGAGGCCAAGATCAAGGTGAAAGATCACTTGGTTTGGTGAGTGTGCCACGCAATACGATAACTTCGGtcaagatttcaagaacgaAATTGGATAGGTTGTGCCACATGAAGCAGGAGATACTGCGGCACATCATCTGA
- the PET18 gene encoding Pet18p (similar to Saccharomyces cerevisiae PET18 (YCR020C); ancestral locus Anc_1.439) — protein MVSTTDALLSKYDKEFKKATEHPLTKELCQGTLKDATLYAYLAQDLQFFEQGLRLLCKLTALAPTAESLITLAKKIGFFANSENNYFQDALELLAPSVNESKRELLKTELVGRIKNYVDFQVEMTDDNKYTYAELVTYLWCAEEVYWKWAHDSPRAAHLHWKYQTWIDLHDGEHFQVWCEFLKKEVDRYTVEEVEKSFERTLKAEFEFFEESYNA, from the coding sequence ATGGTGAGTACAACGGATGCTCTACTGAGCAAGTATGAtaaagaattcaagaaggCTACAGAACATCCATTGACCAAAGAATTGTGTCAAggtactttgaaagatgctaCTTTGTATGCTTATTTGGCCCAAGAtttgcaattttttgaacaaGGTTTGAGACTGCTTTGTAAACTGACCGCTTTGGCACCTACGGCCGAAAGCTTGATAACTTTGgcaaagaaaattggattctttgcGAACTCAGAAAATAATTATTTCCAAGATGCATTGGAACTATTGGCACCCAGCGTGAATGAATCTAAACGCGAATTGCTAAAGACTGAACTGGTCGGGCGTATTAAGAATTACGTCGATTTCCAGGTTGAAATGACTGACGATAACAAATACACTTACGCTGAGCTGGTGACTTATTTGTGGTGTGCGGAAGAGGTTTACTGGAAATGGGCACACGATTCTCCCAGAGCTGCTCATCTGCACTGGAAATATCAAACTTGGATTGATCTACATGACGGTGAGCACTTCCAAGTCTGGtgtgaatttttgaaaaaagaggTTGATAGATACACAGTGGAGGAAGTTGAAAAGTCTTTCGAAAGGACACTAAAGgcagaatttgaatttttcgaaGAAAGTTACAATGCGTAA